One Sphaerisporangium krabiense DNA segment encodes these proteins:
- a CDS encoding AfsA-related hotdog domain-containing protein, translating into MTLLSARDAHAPQATLLQEHPASGLARDIDLVTGTWSAALAVDPGDPYFFDHPLDHLPGMALVSGLLDLLRATGAGLPERAGSRMALRLALPSFCELDAPVHLEATRLPPDASGSPGTRKVVVRARQRDRAVCEGEAAFAPSAPVPAGTAAGADHPDQRDGTLVHRHRAENVLVSGMIPDGPTRTVRVRRPEEGHPLAAGPGEPARAEVLIDAARQFGTMICHVEHSVPDDVRLVLLSIEADLPGGVLGDLYLRWTWRPPVRGRSRMEIDVVAGDPAAEACGGVGLDYYAASPAVYRRLRGAGGPA; encoded by the coding sequence ATGACCCTGCTTTCCGCACGCGACGCCCACGCGCCGCAGGCGACCCTCCTCCAGGAACATCCGGCCTCCGGGCTGGCCCGGGACATCGACCTGGTGACCGGCACCTGGAGCGCGGCCCTCGCCGTGGACCCCGGCGACCCGTACTTCTTCGACCACCCCCTCGACCACCTCCCCGGGATGGCCCTGGTCAGCGGCCTGCTGGACCTGCTCAGAGCGACCGGCGCCGGCCTGCCGGAACGGGCGGGGTCGCGCATGGCCCTGAGGCTGGCCCTGCCGTCGTTCTGCGAGCTGGACGCGCCCGTCCACCTGGAGGCGACCCGGCTGCCCCCCGACGCCTCGGGGTCGCCGGGCACGCGCAAGGTCGTCGTGCGGGCGCGGCAGCGCGACCGGGCCGTCTGCGAAGGGGAGGCCGCCTTCGCGCCGTCGGCCCCGGTACCCGCGGGCACGGCGGCGGGCGCCGATCACCCCGACCAGCGGGACGGGACGCTGGTCCACCGGCACCGGGCCGAGAACGTGCTCGTCAGCGGCATGATCCCGGACGGCCCCACGCGGACGGTGCGGGTGCGGAGGCCCGAGGAGGGCCATCCGCTCGCGGCCGGGCCCGGAGAGCCGGCGCGCGCCGAGGTGCTCATCGACGCGGCGCGCCAGTTCGGCACCATGATCTGCCACGTCGAGCACAGCGTGCCCGACGACGTGCGGCTGGTGCTGCTCTCCATCGAGGCCGACCTCCCCGGCGGCGTCCTCGGGGACCTGTACCTGCGGTGGACGTGGCGGCCGCCGGTGCGCGGGCGCTCCCGCATGGAGATCGACGTGGTGGCGGGCGACCCGGCGGCCGAGGCGTGCGGCGGGGTCGGGCTCGACTACTACGCCGCCTCCCCGGCGGTGTACCGGCGGCTGCGCGGCGCGGGCGGGCCGGCGTGA
- a CDS encoding methyltransferase family protein: MSAAGSPAMGPVTLLTRVLFVAAVATMAVRGIGYLLDASEGANLVSGLLVLGYLAWVSVEIPVTFRKPSQPVAESATLAAYASSRMLLVIAAVLPPAPWDGPSPWMAVPVVLFAGGIVLRTVAIRALGALYTHHVLRRDEHPLVTTGPYRFVRHPAYAGMLLANLGFVLYFHQVFGVAALLLLTAVLVWRIRTEERVLWTVPGYPQFAAGRPRLLIGVW, from the coding sequence GTGAGCGCGGCGGGGTCGCCGGCCATGGGGCCGGTCACGCTGCTGACCCGCGTGCTGTTCGTGGCCGCCGTCGCGACCATGGCGGTGCGCGGGATCGGCTACCTGCTCGACGCCTCCGAGGGGGCGAACCTGGTCTCGGGCCTGCTGGTCCTGGGCTACCTGGCCTGGGTGAGCGTCGAGATCCCCGTGACGTTCCGCAAACCGTCCCAGCCCGTCGCCGAGAGCGCGACGCTGGCGGCGTACGCCTCCTCGCGCATGCTGCTGGTGATCGCGGCGGTGCTGCCTCCCGCGCCCTGGGACGGCCCCTCGCCGTGGATGGCGGTGCCGGTCGTCCTGTTCGCCGGGGGCATCGTGCTGCGGACGGTCGCGATCCGGGCCCTCGGCGCGCTCTACACCCACCATGTGCTGCGCCGCGACGAGCACCCGCTGGTCACCACCGGGCCGTACCGGTTCGTCCGGCATCCGGCTTACGCGGGCATGCTGCTGGCCAATCTCGGATTCGTTCTGTACTTCCACCAGGTCTTCGGCGTCGCCGCGCTGCTCCTGCTGACCGCCGTCCTCGTGTGGCGCATCCGTACCGAGGAGCGGGTCCTGTGGACGGTGCCGGGTTATCCACAGTTCGCGGCCGGACGGCCCCGGCTGCTGATCGGGGTGTGGTGA
- a CDS encoding PEP/pyruvate-binding domain-containing protein, with protein MLIRAGDDRLTDAMLTGHKFARQERLRRAGFRVPRFFCVPVTVFDEVARDLVSPPPPLAREADLLAWAADAAAALSSAALPADVAAELAEAVRDLAGEEGLLAVRACVVADADGNGEDGATDAFAGMTESYLYVRPQDVAGLVARCWASGFSPGSIMYRARRDLPPDSVRVAVGVQVMVPGARSFVAFSRDPRTGEASCVIAAAHGIGEGVVQETADVDHFFVDTASGEIRAELVVKHIMTTRGDGDEGPVRRPVPPEYARAPVLADDEVRAVTRLATDVETFFGLPQDLEGTITPDGEIHLVQARPVVFSPPLPTPSPPPASSPTPAAPPSTAATPAAAEAGSGDGPRVRWTNHNLTESFPGLSGALTYSQARVFYRVIFRDLYRRMGVPDRGLRAREHHLNRMVGLVDGRVYYRVDAWLALHGQIPGFPLVRRWWERSMGLGEDFRPSRAQVARALLTVPALTARLVRLPGEVRDFLRWWDRVVDHSADMDGWAPERLISFYRRLWAEVGRRWGVTLVNTFFLLVWTTLTSAALRRWVTDDEQRLLGGLLMGGRENRSLLGVRSAIALAELVSAHPDLAHRIRACDHHPTPGHARPEPGQTSGHGQGHGSDRSRETRDRGGHGDTPEAIWADITAGRYGRRIAAAATAHLHRYGDRALHDLKLEEPSPRQRPAMIVTMIKPMVHGGLTVADSRARELASRAEAESELRERCPGTARRLVIRALARGLRWSVKTREDTRYCRSQLFGLSRQVLWRLGDHLTEAGRLDRREDVLDLTVEEVLGAYDGTLVDADLRALVRARRDERHRATHRPDPGSELSTLLNHPVTSPAPPPSTPAATSTPPPEPAQGTTTPSGHPPSPTAPSCPHHPGNGRSPASFDRPGEGGPAGAGERPVEGGSLDGGTPGGGSGSGGGAAVVDLRGLPSSRGVVRGEARVVLDPSISPESCRDRIIVAKETDPGWLFLMMAARGMVVERGTLLSHTAITGRLLGIPTVVSVPNATTLIQDGARIEVDGAEGTVRVLPPEEPL; from the coding sequence ATGCTGATCAGGGCCGGAGACGACCGGCTGACCGACGCCATGCTGACCGGGCACAAGTTCGCCCGTCAGGAACGGCTGCGCAGGGCCGGCTTCCGCGTGCCGCGGTTCTTCTGCGTGCCCGTCACGGTGTTCGACGAGGTCGCCCGCGACCTGGTGTCGCCCCCGCCTCCACTCGCCCGCGAGGCCGATCTGCTGGCGTGGGCCGCCGACGCGGCCGCCGCCCTGTCCTCGGCGGCGCTGCCCGCCGACGTGGCCGCCGAGCTGGCCGAGGCCGTCCGCGACCTGGCGGGTGAGGAGGGTCTGCTCGCGGTGCGCGCCTGCGTGGTCGCCGACGCCGACGGCAACGGCGAGGACGGCGCGACCGACGCCTTCGCGGGCATGACCGAGTCCTACCTGTACGTCCGGCCGCAGGACGTCGCCGGGCTGGTCGCGCGGTGCTGGGCGTCCGGGTTCTCCCCCGGGTCGATCATGTACCGGGCGCGCAGGGACCTGCCGCCGGACTCGGTCCGGGTGGCGGTCGGCGTCCAGGTCATGGTGCCCGGCGCGCGCTCGTTCGTGGCGTTCAGCCGTGATCCGCGCACGGGCGAGGCGTCGTGCGTGATCGCGGCGGCGCACGGCATCGGCGAGGGCGTGGTGCAGGAGACGGCCGACGTCGACCACTTCTTCGTGGACACCGCCTCCGGCGAGATCCGCGCCGAGCTCGTCGTCAAACACATCATGACCACCCGGGGCGACGGCGACGAAGGGCCGGTGCGCCGTCCCGTCCCTCCCGAGTACGCGCGGGCTCCCGTCCTCGCCGACGACGAGGTGCGCGCCGTCACCCGGCTCGCCACCGACGTCGAGACGTTCTTCGGCCTCCCCCAGGATCTGGAAGGCACGATCACCCCCGACGGCGAGATCCACCTCGTCCAAGCACGCCCCGTCGTCTTCTCGCCTCCCCTCCCCACCCCATCTCCACCCCCGGCCTCATCGCCGACACCGGCCGCGCCCCCGTCCACGGCGGCGACTCCGGCGGCGGCGGAAGCGGGCTCGGGGGACGGTCCTCGGGTGCGCTGGACCAACCACAACCTCACCGAGAGCTTCCCCGGCCTGTCCGGCGCGCTGACCTACTCGCAGGCCCGGGTCTTCTACCGGGTGATCTTCCGAGATCTGTACCGCCGCATGGGCGTGCCCGATCGTGGGCTGCGCGCCCGCGAGCACCACCTGAACCGCATGGTGGGCCTGGTCGACGGCCGCGTCTACTACCGGGTGGACGCCTGGCTCGCCCTGCACGGGCAGATCCCCGGGTTCCCGCTGGTCCGCCGCTGGTGGGAGCGCTCGATGGGCCTCGGTGAGGACTTCCGCCCCTCCCGCGCCCAGGTCGCCCGCGCGCTCCTCACCGTCCCGGCCCTGACGGCGCGCCTGGTCCGCCTGCCCGGTGAGGTCCGCGACTTCCTGCGCTGGTGGGACCGCGTGGTGGACCACAGCGCCGACATGGACGGCTGGGCCCCCGAGCGGCTCATCTCCTTCTACCGGCGGCTGTGGGCCGAGGTGGGGCGGCGGTGGGGGGTCACGCTGGTCAACACCTTCTTCCTCCTGGTGTGGACCACCCTGACCTCGGCGGCGCTGCGCCGGTGGGTCACCGACGACGAACAGCGTCTCCTCGGCGGGCTGCTGATGGGCGGGCGCGAGAACCGCTCGCTGCTCGGCGTCCGCTCCGCGATCGCTCTGGCCGAGCTCGTCAGCGCCCACCCCGACCTCGCCCACCGGATCCGGGCCTGCGACCACCACCCCACCCCCGGCCACGCCCGTCCCGAACCTGGGCAGACGTCCGGCCACGGCCAGGGGCACGGCAGCGACCGATCCCGGGAGACGCGCGACCGTGGCGGGCACGGCGACACTCCAGAGGCCATCTGGGCCGACATCACCGCCGGCCGCTACGGGCGCCGCATCGCCGCCGCGGCCACCGCCCACCTGCACCGCTACGGCGACCGCGCCCTGCACGACCTCAAGCTGGAGGAGCCCTCGCCCCGTCAGCGGCCCGCCATGATCGTCACGATGATCAAGCCGATGGTGCACGGCGGGCTGACCGTGGCCGACAGCCGGGCCAGAGAGCTGGCCAGCCGCGCCGAGGCCGAGAGCGAGCTCCGCGAGCGGTGCCCGGGCACGGCGCGCCGCCTGGTGATCCGGGCCCTGGCCAGGGGGCTGCGCTGGTCGGTGAAGACCCGCGAGGACACCCGGTACTGCCGTAGCCAGTTGTTCGGACTGTCGCGTCAGGTGCTGTGGCGGCTCGGCGACCACCTCACCGAGGCGGGCAGGCTCGACCGGCGCGAGGACGTCCTCGACCTGACGGTGGAAGAAGTCCTCGGCGCCTACGACGGCACGCTCGTCGACGCGGACCTGCGCGCCCTGGTGCGCGCCCGCCGCGACGAACGACACCGCGCCACCCACCGCCCCGACCCCGGCTCCGAACTCTCCACCCTCCTCAACCACCCCGTCACCAGCCCGGCACCGCCCCCCTCCACTCCCGCGGCGACCAGCACACCCCCGCCCGAGCCGGCCCAAGGAACGACCACTCCCTCCGGCCACCCCCCGTCCCCCACCGCACCGTCATGTCCCCACCACCCCGGGAACGGCCGCTCTCCGGCCTCATTCGACCGGCCGGGAGAGGGTGGACCGGCGGGGGCGGGTGAGCGGCCCGTGGAGGGCGGCTCCCTGGACGGGGGGACGCCTGGGGGCGGCTCCGGCTCGGGTGGGGGTGCGGCCGTCGTGGATCTGCGGGGGTTGCCGTCCAGCCGGGGTGTGGTGCGTGGTGAGGCGCGGGTCGTGCTGGACCCCTCCATATCCCCTGAATCTTGCCGTGACCGCATCATCGTGGCGAAGGAGACCGATCCCGGATGGCTGTTCCTCATGATGGCGGCGCGGGGCATGGTGGTGGAGCGCGGCACGTTGCTCTCCCACACCGCCATAACCGGACGCCTGCTCGGCATCCCCACGGTCGTCTCCGTCCCCAACGCGACCACGCTCATCCAGGACGGCGCACGAATCGAGGTGGACGGAGCCGAGGGCACGGTGCGGGTGCTGCCTCCCGAGGAGCCTCTCTAG
- a CDS encoding cytochrome P450: protein MRLGNGREALLVTRYHDVKLVLSDARFSRAAFAGTLFARTAESLPLITTDAPEHSRRRGAVAHAFTARQVKRLRPMVEDLVAEQIAAVAAGPRPADLVGGFTVPFTMRVMCRILGVPETEMSRFKPWVDPMMSIGRFPPEVVAASHREMHDYFADLVDGTRAALDEGREVPGLVAEMLSPRKEERRLSRTEVIILSAGLFVAGYETTSNEMAAAVYELLRHPELLSRLRERPGDIEPVIEEVLRFLCGNGSGGVPHVATADVALSGGVVVPAGEVVVPIPDAANHDPDVFDEPRRLLPDRPDNPHVAFGFGPHYCLGAELARLEMRLGVSALFTAFPSMRLAVPEEELSWRTDMFVRGLWELPVTW from the coding sequence GTGCGGTTGGGCAATGGGCGGGAGGCGCTGCTGGTCACGCGGTATCACGACGTCAAGCTCGTGCTGTCGGACGCGCGGTTCAGCCGGGCCGCGTTCGCGGGGACGTTGTTCGCCAGGACGGCCGAGTCGCTTCCGCTGATCACGACCGACGCCCCCGAGCACAGCCGCCGCCGGGGCGCCGTCGCGCACGCGTTCACCGCGCGGCAGGTGAAACGCCTGCGCCCCATGGTCGAGGACCTGGTCGCGGAGCAGATCGCCGCGGTCGCGGCCGGGCCGCGCCCCGCGGACCTGGTCGGAGGGTTCACGGTGCCGTTCACCATGCGGGTGATGTGCCGCATCCTCGGCGTCCCGGAGACCGAGATGTCCAGGTTCAAACCGTGGGTGGACCCGATGATGTCCATCGGCCGCTTTCCTCCCGAGGTGGTGGCCGCGAGCCACCGTGAGATGCACGACTACTTCGCCGACCTCGTGGACGGCACGCGGGCGGCGCTCGACGAGGGCAGGGAGGTTCCCGGGCTCGTCGCCGAGATGCTGTCCCCTCGCAAGGAGGAGCGCCGCCTCAGCCGTACCGAGGTGATCATCCTGTCGGCGGGGCTGTTCGTGGCGGGGTACGAGACCACCAGCAACGAGATGGCGGCGGCGGTGTACGAACTGCTGCGTCACCCCGAGCTGCTGAGCCGCCTGCGCGAGCGTCCGGGCGACATCGAGCCGGTGATCGAGGAGGTCCTGCGGTTCCTGTGCGGCAACGGCTCCGGCGGCGTGCCGCATGTGGCGACCGCCGACGTGGCCCTGTCCGGCGGGGTCGTCGTGCCGGCGGGCGAGGTGGTGGTGCCGATCCCCGACGCCGCCAACCACGACCCGGACGTGTTCGACGAGCCGCGCCGCCTGCTGCCGGATCGGCCGGACAATCCGCACGTGGCGTTCGGCTTCGGCCCGCACTACTGCCTGGGGGCCGAGCTGGCGCGGCTGGAGATGCGATTAGGCGTGTCGGCGCTGTTCACGGCGTTCCCGTCGATGCGGCTGGCCGTACCGGAGGAGGAGCTCTCCTGGCGCACGGACATGTTCGTCCGCGGCCTGTGGGAGCTCCCGGTCACGTGGTGA
- a CDS encoding nitroreductase family protein has protein sequence MVTDWLHNAGFPTDEPAFHELTPDGLLTTTRSVRRRLDLNRPVPRELIEECLRIAQQAPCGSGRNTGHWIVITDPGIRASIGALYRTAFEHNASAATRTAPQDRAAQATARPGDPAQPAARPAESQPPGTPAETTASTGERPASAGGLEGSRKRSLDSAAYLARHLGEVPVLVLACLRTGEDLPDGNQAGLWGSLLPSVWSFMLAARARGLGTTWTTVHLRHERAIADLLGIPSGVHQAALIPTAYHLGETFRPALRPPLPPTVHHDRW, from the coding sequence ATGGTCACGGACTGGCTGCACAACGCCGGATTCCCCACGGACGAGCCCGCTTTCCACGAGCTCACCCCGGACGGCCTTCTCACCACCACACGCTCGGTACGCAGGCGTCTCGACCTGAACCGGCCGGTGCCGCGCGAGCTGATCGAAGAGTGCTTACGCATCGCGCAGCAGGCTCCCTGCGGTTCGGGCCGCAACACCGGCCACTGGATCGTCATCACCGACCCCGGGATCCGCGCGTCCATCGGCGCCCTGTACCGCACGGCGTTCGAGCACAACGCGTCGGCCGCCACGAGAACGGCCCCGCAGGATCGGGCCGCGCAGGCGACGGCCCGCCCTGGAGACCCCGCTCAGCCGGCCGCGAGGCCCGCCGAGTCTCAGCCGCCCGGAACCCCCGCCGAGACCACAGCATCGACCGGTGAACGCCCCGCGTCGGCCGGCGGCCTGGAAGGGAGCAGGAAGCGGTCTCTGGACAGCGCCGCGTACCTCGCGCGGCATCTCGGCGAGGTGCCGGTGCTGGTGCTGGCCTGCCTGCGGACCGGTGAAGACCTGCCGGACGGCAACCAGGCCGGGTTGTGGGGCTCGCTGCTGCCCTCGGTGTGGAGCTTCATGCTTGCCGCGCGGGCACGCGGGCTCGGCACCACGTGGACGACCGTCCACCTGCGGCACGAGCGGGCGATCGCCGACCTGCTCGGCATCCCGTCCGGAGTCCACCAGGCGGCGCTGATCCCGACCGCCTACCACCTCGGCGAGACCTTCCGCCCCGCGCTCCGCCCGCCCCTCCCCCCGACCGTCCACCACGACCGATGGTGA
- a CDS encoding nitrate reductase subunit alpha: MRFLLPGTPSKDYWSLHRSDGRQAEEFYRERWRHDRVVRSTHGVNCTGSCSWKVYVKDGIITWEIQQTDYPSLGPDSPDHEPRGCPRGASFSWYTYSPSRVRYPYVRGVLLEMWREARERLGDPVAAWAEITGDPERAARYKTARGMGGFVRAPWPEVSEMIAAAHVHTIKEYGPDRVAGFSPIPAMSLVSYAAGARFLSMIGGTILSFYDWYADLPIASPQVFGDQTDVPESADWWNATYLMIWGTNLPITRTPDAHFMTEARYRGQKVVVISPDFSDHTKFADDWLPIVPGTDGALGMAMGHVILTEFFRDRQVPYFADYVKTYTDLPLLVTLEERGGARVPGRFLTAADLGDAGEGAAHKMVLLDADGGRPVVPNGSLGFRFAESGKGRWNLDLRGVDPVLTLYGRHAEAVEVDLPRFDTGPTEGGASVRRGVPAVRVAGRLVTTVFDLLMAQYAVRRDGLPGTWPSGYDDPAPYTPAWQEPLTTVPAQAVVRIAREFARNAEVSRGRSMICMGGGTNQWTHSDQAYRTFLTLTMLCGTQGVNGGGWAHYVGQEKIRPLTGWAQTSFALDWQRPARQMTGTTFWYLHTDQWRYDAFGAGELASPLGRGLFRGRSFADCVAQASRMGWTPSYPTFDRNPLDLADEAARAGRPVADHVVEELRAGRLRFAAEDPDDPRNFPRVLTVWRANLLGSSGKGMEYFMRHLLGAGDAVRAGETPPDLRPAEVTWRAEAPRGKLDLLVTMDFRMTGTCTHSDVVLPAATWYEKHDLSTTDMHPFIHSFNPAIAPPWESRTDFDAFMTIAEDLSRLAAVHLGTRTDVIPAPLAHDSPDELAQPGGRALDWKAGQCPPIPGVTMPKLVTVERDYTAVAAKMGALGPLVEGLGIGSKGLHWVPAGAVEGLLRANGPVRGGPADGRPSLARDVHLAEAILTLSGTTNGAMAAQAWEKLQERTGTGFADLAGEVRAGRITFYDTQVQPRVTLNSPEWSGVHDLARRYAPFTLNVERRVPWRTLSGRMHFFLDHDWMAEYGETLPNYRPPLNYARLYGPPAPPGGEVPEVTVRYLTPHSKWSIHSEFQDNLHMLRLFRGGPVLWMSAKDAAKIGVADNEWIEAYNRNGVVTCRAVVSHRMPEGTAYMYHAKDRQIMTPYSEISGWHGGSDNSLTRLIVKPTHLIGGYGQLSFAFNYYGPAGFQRDELAVVRRRSQEVRF; encoded by the coding sequence ATGCGGTTCCTGCTCCCGGGAACGCCGTCGAAGGACTACTGGTCGCTGCACCGCTCCGACGGCCGCCAGGCCGAGGAGTTCTACCGGGAACGCTGGCGTCACGACAGGGTCGTCCGCTCGACGCACGGCGTGAACTGCACGGGCTCGTGCTCGTGGAAGGTGTACGTCAAGGACGGCATCATCACCTGGGAGATCCAGCAGACCGACTACCCCTCGCTCGGCCCGGACTCCCCCGACCACGAGCCGCGCGGCTGCCCGCGCGGCGCGTCGTTCTCCTGGTACACCTACTCGCCGTCCCGGGTGCGGTACCCGTACGTGCGCGGCGTGCTGCTGGAGATGTGGCGGGAGGCCAGGGAGCGGCTCGGCGACCCGGTGGCCGCGTGGGCGGAGATCACCGGCGATCCGGAGCGCGCGGCCCGGTACAAGACCGCGCGAGGGATGGGCGGGTTCGTCCGCGCGCCGTGGCCCGAGGTGAGCGAGATGATCGCCGCCGCCCACGTGCACACCATCAAGGAGTACGGCCCGGACCGGGTGGCGGGCTTCTCCCCCATCCCGGCGATGTCGCTGGTCTCGTACGCGGCGGGCGCGCGGTTCCTGTCGATGATCGGCGGCACGATCCTGTCGTTCTACGACTGGTACGCCGACCTGCCGATCGCGTCCCCGCAGGTCTTCGGGGACCAGACGGACGTGCCGGAGTCGGCCGACTGGTGGAACGCGACGTACCTGATGATCTGGGGCACCAACCTGCCGATCACGCGGACGCCGGACGCGCACTTCATGACCGAGGCCCGCTACCGGGGCCAGAAGGTGGTGGTGATCTCCCCGGACTTCTCCGACCACACCAAGTTCGCCGACGACTGGCTGCCGATCGTCCCCGGCACGGACGGCGCCCTCGGCATGGCGATGGGCCACGTGATCCTCACGGAGTTCTTCCGCGACCGGCAGGTGCCCTACTTCGCCGACTACGTCAAGACCTACACCGACCTGCCGCTGCTGGTCACGCTGGAGGAACGCGGCGGGGCCCGCGTGCCGGGCCGGTTCCTGACCGCCGCCGACCTCGGGGACGCCGGCGAGGGCGCCGCGCACAAGATGGTGCTGCTCGACGCGGACGGCGGCCGTCCCGTGGTGCCGAACGGCTCCCTCGGCTTCCGGTTCGCCGAGTCGGGCAAGGGCCGCTGGAACCTGGACCTTCGCGGCGTGGACCCGGTGCTGACGCTGTACGGCCGGCACGCCGAGGCGGTGGAGGTGGACCTGCCCCGGTTCGACACCGGCCCGACGGAGGGCGGCGCGTCGGTCCGCAGGGGCGTCCCGGCGGTCCGGGTGGCGGGGCGCCTGGTGACGACGGTGTTCGACCTGCTGATGGCCCAGTACGCGGTGCGCCGCGACGGCCTGCCCGGCACGTGGCCGTCCGGCTACGACGACCCGGCGCCGTACACCCCCGCCTGGCAGGAGCCGCTCACGACGGTGCCCGCCCAGGCCGTGGTGCGGATCGCCCGCGAGTTCGCCCGCAACGCCGAGGTGTCGCGCGGCCGGTCGATGATCTGCATGGGCGGCGGCACCAACCAATGGACGCACTCCGACCAGGCGTACCGGACGTTCCTCACGCTGACCATGCTGTGCGGCACCCAGGGGGTGAACGGCGGCGGCTGGGCGCACTACGTCGGCCAGGAGAAGATCAGGCCGCTGACCGGCTGGGCGCAGACGTCGTTCGCGCTGGACTGGCAGCGTCCCGCCCGGCAGATGACCGGCACCACGTTCTGGTACCTGCACACCGACCAGTGGCGCTACGACGCGTTCGGCGCGGGCGAGCTGGCCAGCCCGCTCGGCCGGGGCCTGTTCCGCGGCCGGTCGTTCGCCGACTGCGTGGCGCAGGCGTCGCGCATGGGCTGGACGCCGTCGTACCCGACGTTCGACCGCAACCCGCTGGACCTGGCGGACGAGGCGGCGCGGGCGGGGCGTCCGGTGGCCGACCACGTCGTCGAGGAGCTGCGCGCGGGCCGGCTGCGCTTCGCCGCCGAGGACCCGGACGACCCGCGCAACTTCCCGCGGGTGCTGACGGTGTGGCGGGCGAACCTGCTCGGCTCCTCGGGCAAGGGCATGGAGTACTTCATGCGCCACCTGCTCGGCGCGGGCGACGCGGTGCGGGCGGGCGAGACGCCGCCGGACCTGCGTCCGGCCGAGGTGACCTGGCGCGCGGAGGCGCCGCGCGGCAAGCTGGACCTTCTCGTCACCATGGACTTCCGGATGACGGGCACGTGCACGCACTCCGACGTCGTGCTCCCCGCCGCGACCTGGTACGAGAAGCACGATCTGTCCACGACGGACATGCACCCGTTCATCCACTCCTTCAACCCGGCGATCGCCCCGCCGTGGGAGTCGCGCACCGACTTCGACGCGTTCATGACGATCGCCGAGGACCTCTCCCGGCTCGCCGCCGTCCACCTCGGCACCCGCACCGACGTGATCCCCGCCCCGCTCGCGCACGACTCGCCGGACGAGCTGGCCCAGCCGGGGGGCCGTGCCCTGGACTGGAAGGCCGGGCAGTGCCCGCCGATCCCCGGCGTGACGATGCCGAAGCTGGTCACGGTCGAACGGGACTACACGGCCGTCGCGGCGAAGATGGGCGCGCTCGGCCCGCTGGTGGAGGGCCTCGGCATCGGATCCAAGGGGCTGCACTGGGTGCCGGCCGGCGCGGTGGAGGGCCTGCTGCGCGCGAACGGCCCGGTGCGCGGCGGCCCGGCCGACGGGCGTCCCTCGCTGGCCAGGGACGTCCACCTGGCCGAGGCGATCCTCACGCTGTCGGGCACGACCAACGGCGCGATGGCGGCGCAGGCGTGGGAGAAGCTGCAGGAACGCACCGGGACGGGCTTCGCCGACCTGGCCGGCGAGGTGCGGGCCGGGCGGATCACGTTCTACGACACCCAGGTGCAGCCGCGCGTCACGCTCAACTCGCCGGAGTGGTCCGGGGTGCACGACCTGGCGCGCCGCTACGCGCCGTTCACGCTGAACGTGGAGCGCCGCGTGCCGTGGCGCACGCTCAGCGGGCGCATGCACTTCTTCCTGGACCACGACTGGATGGCCGAGTACGGCGAGACCCTGCCGAACTACCGGCCGCCGCTGAACTACGCCCGCCTGTACGGCCCTCCGGCGCCGCCGGGCGGGGAGGTCCCCGAGGTGACCGTGCGGTACCTCACCCCGCACTCCAAGTGGTCCATCCACTCGGAGTTCCAGGACAACCTGCACATGCTGCGGCTGTTCCGGGGCGGTCCCGTGCTGTGGATGAGCGCGAAGGACGCGGCGAAGATCGGCGTGGCCGACAACGAGTGGATCGAGGCGTACAACAGGAACGGCGTCGTGACGTGCCGGGCCGTGGTCTCCCACCGCATGCCCGAGGGCACGGCGTACATGTACCACGCCAAGGACCGCCAGATCATGACCCCGTACTCGGAGATCTCCGGCTGGCACGGCGGCAGCGACAACTCGCTCACCCGGCTGATCGTGAAGCCCACGCACCTCATCGGCGGGTACGGCCAGCTCTCGTTCGCGTTCAACTACTACGGCCCGGCGGGGTTCCAGCGCGACGAGCTCGCCGTGGTCCGCCGCCGTTCGCAGGAGGTGCGGTTCTAG